The DNA sequence ACCTGCCTCTGACCCGGTTCCAGATGGACCCATCGGGTCAGCTCAGGCAGTTCACTTGGGCAACCCAGACCTGGAACACGTTTTGGTTTCAGCCTGAGAAAAAGTGCAGAGTGTTTGGTATGTGTGGGCCTTTTGGGGTTTGCAATGGTGAAACACCTAGGCCATGTGAGTGTGACTCCGGTTTTCAGCCGGTGGATGAGTCTAGTTGGCACTTAGGGGACTACTCGGGGGGTTGCCGCCGGGTGTTTAATGAGGGAGTGGCTTGTGGTCAGAGGGATGATAGGTTTGACAAGGTAGGTGTTGTGAGATATGTTGGAAGTTATAGTAAGCCTTATAGAATTAACTTTGACGATTGTCAGCACACATGCTTGCTTTCATGTACTTGCATAGGTGTGGACTACGATAACATTACTGGCGTGTGTAGAGTGTATTATGGGTCTCTCTCGAATTTGCAAAATTTGAGCTCCGAAAGTGGATTTGCTTATGATTTCTATTTAAGGGTGCAAAAAAGTGCGACAAGATTGGAGAAGAAGGTGCTAAATCGTGTTGTTTTGAGTGCTAGCATTGCTGGGTCAATTGTAATTTTGGGCTTTGTAGCGGCGGTGGTGGTGATTTTTATTAAGGTacgagagaagaagaagaagaagagagaaaaagaaaaggttcaGCTTATGTCAACCTTTAATTTGAAGGTATTTTCTTATAAAGAACTTGACACTGCAACACGGGGTTTTTCAGACAAACTTGGGCATGGTGGATTTGGAGCTGTTTTCCACGGGGAGTTATCAGATTCTACTATTGTTGCAGTGAAGCGCTTAGACAGGCCAGGTGGTGGACAGAAAGAATTCCAAGCGGAAGTTTGCACGATTGGGAACATTCAACATGTCAATCTTGTCAGACTTAGAGGCTTCTGCTCAGAAAATTCCCATAGACTTTTGGTTTATGATTACATGCCAAATGGTGCTCTTAGTGTGTACCTACGTCAAGATGGTCCAAATTTGAGTTGGGATGTTAGATTTCGGATAGCAGTTGGTATGGCAAGAGGCATTGCATATTTACATGAGGAGTGTAGAGAGTGCATAATCCATTGTGATATCAAACCAGAAAACATTTTGCTTGATAGTTCTTGCACTGCAAAGGTGTCAGATTTTGGGTTGGCAAAGCTAGTTGTACGGGACTTTAGTCGGGTATTAGCCACAATGAGGGGCACCAGGGGTTATATGGCGCCAGAGTGGATATCTGGTGTGGCAATCACCACGAAAGCTGATGTATACAGCTATGGAATGACACTAATAGAATTACTTGCAGGCCGCAGAAATGTGGAGGTGCGCCAATCTGTAGATGGAAGAGAGGGTGCAAGTGAAACAACTGACAGTTTGTTTTTTCCTCCGCGGGCGGCACAGAAAATAATTGAGGGCAATGTAAGGGAAGTTATTGACGATAGGCTCGGATGCACATATAATATTGAGGAGGCAAAGCGTGTTGCAATGGTGGCAGTGTGGTGCATACAGGATGCCGAGGCAATGCGGCCTACAATGGGGATGGTAGTGAAAATGTTGGAAGGGCTGGTGGAAGTGACTGTTCCTCCAGCACCCAAATTGTTGCAAGCACTGGTTTCGGGGGAGTCTTTTTGCGGGGTAAAGGCTGATTCTGGAATTGGGTTATCTAATGGCAGCGACTTCTCCGGTTACAATACAAGATTATCTAGTGGTTGTTCAGAATCGTCTATTGGTAATGGCTCTTCCCTAGTGACTGAGATTGTGGATGATAACCAAAGAAGTTCAGTGGGCTTTACTGACCAAGGCTAACAGCATTGCAAGCCAGTTGTGTTTTCTGCCCTTCTTCACAATGGGTATTTTTTTTCCCCTAGTAACCCATTTAAGCATTTGATTGATTCATTCGCTTCATATATGGTTTGGGAAGGAGTATCTGGTGTAAATGTAATATTGATGGATTGTGGCCAAATATCAAATGTTTTTTGAAGTGTTGTTGGATTTATAAATATATGGTTTGAATAGTCCTTAGCTTTAGCGTTTATTTGGGCTTGGTTGAGTCACAAGTAAGGTTCCttgagtattttctttttatgtcgATTATCATGTTATGAGTGATTTGTTTAAAATGTCAATTCTGTTTTAAATGCAGACTCATATAGCTAATGGTTAATTACGCAATACCTTACTGGTTTTGGTGCCTAGCCTTGTTCTAGCTGGAATGCTGCCATGGTTCTCTTCAGTGTCTATAGCATACGTTgccattgattttcttcaaagGTAGGAGCCCCCAACTGCCAGATGGCAACACTGCTCATATGAATTCAGGTACATATAAGTTACCTAGGTTTAGATAAATTGATTTAACTGAAGTGTATATAGATAAATATTACTCCGTAGTCTCCATTGACATGCATACCTCGTTGCCTATATGCTCTGTCTGATGCTTTCTGTTCCGTATTATTGCATTTCTGATCAATATGCATGTCAAAAGTATTCCTCAAAAGTTTTGACTTGAAAGATAGCTCAGGAGAGTCAGGACTGCCAAGTATGCCACGATTAAGAATCCCAAAGACACTGCTCTCTCATTCACTACGACAAAATTGTTTATTGACTATTACTTAACACGCTTTGGTCATATGTCTCTGGTTAATCTGCTGTTTGCACACTCAACATTGTTCCTCAACTATTACTTAACATGAGTTCGTCAGATTGTGCCAGATTAATCAAGTAGAGCTGGTAAAGCAATCTGTTTGACTATTGCATGGTTCTTGTTTttagtttagatgaatttagaTTTTCAGTTACCCATTCGTATTTTATCGTCACTTGATTTCAACTTGAATTATTATTGAAAGATTATTGATGTATTTTCTGCTATGGCAGTTCTAGTTGCCCTTCACAATGAACCAAACTGTCGGTTAAATTGCCTCAAAGAGGCTGCACAAGCAAACTGCCGATACTTGCCTTTCTACTTCTACGATAGTCTTTGCGAGCTTCTTCATCTTTCcctcagaaaaagaaaataaacatccCAGGCACCGCCATCGGACTGACAAGGACAACATTAAAAATGGTATGTGTTTTATCCctcaatttttaaaattgatatCTGTCACCATGTTTCATGCTTCTTTTGTTAATATACTCTGCCTTTTAGGAATGCTGTTAGGGTATGGATCCAGGGTCGTATTTAAGACAATTTTTGAAAGATTCACTGGGGTTTTGTACTTGCAGGTTCAACTGCATTAGCCATCGCAGGGATTATAGCTGGGTACTCGAGACCAGTGAAAGTTACTGGATTTGGCATAGGTACAATCTTTCCCTCTTCCTTTGCTCAAAAGCAAGTACAGCAGCTACAAGTACGGTGGATACTGACAATCAAATACTCCCAACCGGAGCCTATGAGTTGACTGGACAAGATTTCACTTCTAAGAGTTCAATGGGAAAGGGGAGAATGTGCTGCCAAGAGAATAAGACTTGTCCTATTGCATCCAGGAAGCAGTTTCTTGAAACGAGTAGAAGGCACTTTACTTCCATCAGCTGAAGCGGAGTTTTCCGTTCATGTAATCTTCCTGTTTGTATTTCTTGGTGAATGGTTTGGGAGATGTTGTTTTGTGAATATGTTTCTGTATACATATTACATAGGCATATAGGCAGTGGCAGAATTTGTGGGCAGAGGAGAACTGTCATTGGATGCTTTGTGGGACATTATATCGACATGAAAGACAAGTATATTTGTAGGTCTCAAATTTCAGTGATTTCATTTTTGACATTCCCTCTGGCCAGGTAGGTAGGTGGATATGCAGGGAGATATTCCCCCGTCATGTCGCTTTACCTTAACCTTTTTGCAAATGATGATGACTTTTCCTTTCCATAAAGGTATTGGAATTCTTTTCTAATACTTCATGATCATTTACCAATTGTAATTATTAAAACTATTTCTTTCCACATGCGTGTGCGAcaattaacttttattttgttttattatttttttattaaattttgaaaagataTAGTGGATTTACTAATCGGAAGGAGATCATTTCCTAATCTCTTCCACTAAAGTTATCAAATCAAGTAATCcagacctttgaaatttgatccaacagttaaAAACAAGGGtttcctttaaaagttataataactttaactattggatcaaatttcaaaagtccggatcatttgattgggtggttttggtggaagagatctggAGATGATCTCTTTCCTTACTAATCATCCCgtctcaatttttttaatcctcatttatttattcatttatacatatatatatataattaacttTCAATATATTGTCAATATATTattgatatgttttttttttttttttttttaaaggaccAACTGGAAGTCCATCATTCTGGAGGCCAGGAAGATTCaaagaggcatttcagcctcctcgCCACCATCGTGTTATCTctatttaattaattgatttagtTAACATTTGATTTTGATTAGTTTAATCGAGATTTGATGTAATATGTAGTTAATAAGAAGAATAATAATAACGAGTGCTGTTATCACCTTCCATTGTGCTCATCCCACCCATTTTTGCCAATTTCTTAATTACTAATCTGTCCTTTAATAACCATATAGggaactgaaaaaaaaatataaaaaaacagaaaaacaagagAAAGATCTTGCTAACTAGATTGCTATGGCAACTCTGGAATTGTCATAACTGTCatgaaatgaaaaaacaaacaaaaaatcttCCCAAACATGTTAAAAGGTTTTGCATAGATGGCACTAACCTTAGGTATGTTTCTGTAAAcacaaaatttccaaaatttcaatGCCTACAAATACATTTCataatatttttcataatttaaacCAAACAGATTTTGGGTCATTATTGAAAGATCATTCCCACAAACGGTCTCTCAATTCAGATCTATTgggtcataaattatttgtaTCAGGGAGCATAGATGAGTTTTACAAACAACATTTAGTAGGAATAGAACCCACATCATAATGCATagacatttttgtttttcaccaCTATGGTAAAATGTCATCTGCACTATCTTTGTCCttgatttaatattttgtatattGGTACAAAGTTTATATGGTAAGTGACTTGAGTTGTTGTACCCAAACGGTTCAAGGCAATTACAACTAAAATTCTGCAAAGAAATAATAACTGAAAACTGCACTACAAACTAAGACTCGGTCATCTTTTTTCTGCGAGGCTGATATCTTTGTATGGTGTGCCTAAATTATAGCTATATTAGCAGCATTCTTAAGATTACTTCACCagaacaaaaaaatcaaaattaaataaaacaaaaagaaacacaaGGAGATCAGAATCTCCTGAGTTTTCTTTAATCCCAAGCTTCCGAAGGTgaagcgaaaaaaaaaaaaaagattcaaagGGTTGATTTAAAAGTTTGCGAAAATAGGTACCCCGGAAGAAAATTTACCAGTTAAGGTGGAGGCATCTGCTGGATCATCTTCAGCAGTGCTACAAAGTCCAACATTGATGATTGATGAAGTGGATGACGCAGGCTCATCCCTTGAACCTGCAGACCTCCACCATGCTCCTCCCGCGTTCATTGGGTCCAGTGATGGAGATTATCCGGTAATTCACACCTTCCAGGATGCCAAGAGCATATGTTTTGTAGAGACCACAAAGCTTTGGTCAATTGCAGGGCCAATTGCCTTTAACATATTGTGCAACTACGGTGTCAACTCCTTCACAAACATCTTTGTTGGGCATATAGGAAATGTGGAGCTCTCTGCCGTTGCAATTTCTCTCTCTGTCATTTCCAATTTTTCGTTCGGCTTCCTGGTTAGCTTCTTCTCCTTGCATTGCAATTTCCCAAAGGATTTTCATACTCAATGTTCCTATTTTGTCGTGCATTCGTATCCATTCACGATGATTAAGTAGTGTTATGCATACAAACAGTCTTACAATACTTGCACTGCAAGATTTAGCGATCTGAATGCGTGTCAAGTACGTACATGATTCGCAACGAAATAATCTAAAGGATTTTCATGGTTTAAGGAGGTAGATATTTAGAGTTTTAGGGTTTTCATGAGAAGTATTTATTTGATAACTACAAGTGAATCAGATATACTAGTTTTTTCAGACCTGAGCATAGTCTGGTTGGGTAGGCATTGTGTCACCCGCTATACCTAAGTTCAAATTCTCCTCCCCGTCAGTTAGATTACATCAGAACAtcgctaaatatatatatatatatatatatatatatatatatatatgcgtgtgtgtgtatgtatacacacacacacacactataattCAATGGTTAAAACTAAACAATCAATGTGGTTGAACTTGCAGCTTGGTATGGCAAGTGCACTTGAAACACTATGTGGGCAGGCATTTGGTGCTGGGCAAGTAGACATGCTAGGGGTGTACATGCAGCGCTCGTGGATAATCCTTTTCGCTGCCTGCATTGCTATACTACCACTTTACATCTACTCCGCGCCAGTCCTAAAACTCCTAGGCCAAGAGGATGACATTGCAGACCTAGCCGGGAAATTCTCCATCCAAACCATCCCTCAAATGTTTTCCCTTGCCATCAACTTCCCAACTCagaagttcttgcaggcacagaGCAAGGTTGGAGTTCTTGCATGGATTGGTTTCATCTCTCTGATAGCACACATAGGAATCCTCTTTCTCTTCATAAAAGTTTTCGGGTGGGGAACCGGCGGTGCAGCTGCAGCGTACGATATCTCAGCCTGGGGGATGGCATTGGCTCAGGTGGTCTATATAGTCGGTTGGTGTACTGACGGCTGGAAGGGGTTGTCATGGCTGGCCTTCAAGGAATTGTGGTCTTTTGCAAAACTCTCTATTGCTTCAGCTGTCATGCTTTGCTTGGAGATTTGGTATTTCATGACCATAATTGTTCTCACTGGACACCTTGACAATCCTGTTATTGCAGTTGGCTCCCTTTCAATCTGGTAACAAAACCCTTTGTTCTTTTACCGTAAAAATTGACTACAATGTTCCTCCCTCCACAATAATATGTACATTAGGTTTCGGTATTAATTGATACGAAATCATTTTATTCtgatttgtgtttgattttctGTTTCAGCATGAATGTGAATGGATGGGAAGGTATGTTGTTTATTGGGATCAATGCAGCAATAAGGTAAGGAACTTTCACTTTTTACTGCTAATTcttattttcatattaaaaacCGTCAGTACTCCATTAGCTGACCAAGTGACGTGATAGTTATAATTATGTTTGGTTAAACTATAAATAACACATCAACCATTTTGTGAGGATCGTAGGGATCCTCGTATCCTtgccgttcatcgtatatcgtgtggttAGTTTTCATaagatattatttgtgtttaattttaaattaaaaaaattaaatgatttttgaccacacgatacacgatgaatgattaagatgtGGGGACTAGGATCCCCAAAAAgtggatccggatgggatccaattccATTGTTCTGAGGATTACTCTTTCTTATTAGCTCCTTGGAGTACACCTTCTCCAATTTTACTTCCTTGCAGCGTTCGAGTCTCCAATGAGCTTGGATCAGCACATCCTAGAGCTGCAAAATACTCAGTCATTATCACCATCCTTGAGTCTCTCCTCATTGGGATGATTTTTGCACTGGTTATCTTGGCAGCCAAGGATCATTTTGCCATCATCTTTACTGAAAGCAAAGAGATGCAACAAGCCGTCTCTCGTTTAGCCTTTCTACTCAGTGTTACAATGCTCCTCAATAGTGTTCAGCCAGTTATATCTGGTaaacttaattttttcttaTCAGACAGTTTAATATAAGACTACGATATTATCAAATCATCGAAACCCTCGAGGTTATAACAATACAAATTTCACAGGTGTTGCTGTTGGAGGAGGTTGGCAAGCTTTGGTGGCTTACAtaaatttgttttgttattatATTGTTGGGCTACCTCTAGGGTTTCTTTTGGGTTACCGTACAAGTTTGAGAGTGGAGGTAACCAAAGTTGTCGCTAACAAAAGTTTAAGAAACTTAATAGTTCAAACCTTTCAACTAATGATTAGCATAATGTAACAATAAAAAACTATGATTAATTAACATGCTGaaacacatttttcttttcttgatgaAAATAACGAGCGGTGTTTTTGTAGGGAATTTGGATTGGTATGATATTTGGGACATTATTGCAGACACTGATCCTCTTGTACATCGTTTACAATACCAATTGGAACAAAGAGGTAAAGTATTAATGTTTTTTCCTACcatcaaatttaattaaacatcTCGCAAATTAATATGGTTATGAATTTATAATCCATACTTTGTGGTAAAATAAAACACTTAATTGAAATGAAATTACAGGTAGAACAAGCCTCAGAAAGAATGCGGCAATGGACTGGAGAAGAACTAGGTGATCCGAAAAAATGGAATGGACAAGAAAATGGATTACAAACTCAAACTATAtagaatcattttttttttttgaatgtaAATGTTTTCTACACAATTTGTACACTAAGGAGATgccgttgaaaaaaaaaattgtgtaaaagaaaaaagaatggaaTGTCTTTGtaaatgagaaaaagaaaaaagaaaagaaaaggaaaaaggaatgtACACTGTACAAATctgtcatttgttaaaaaaaaaaattcaaattcaaatgaaaTGATTATTAAATGACGCTTTAAAATATCACCTTGTAAAAAAAGTGatagaaattataaaatttctcatttgtCTAACCTATTAGACATAATGACAATTAATTGTGGATTTATATATAGTTTACCTTGACGGAGGTATAAATCTATGAAATAGTTATGGTGGTGGCGGCAAAGGTGGTGAGAGGATGATCGAGGGTTGTGATGAGGTTTGGGTGTTGGTGACGATGGCTGATGAGGGTTGCCATGATAATTTAATGATGTTAGTAATGGTGGTTCCATTTCGTAAGAGTGGTGGTGAGGATGCTAGTGATGATGGTTGCGcatattttctcaaaatttattgttgtgatttgagaaataatatatatttatatgaaatttaaacttgttGAAATCATATTTAGTGGGATTTTTCGAGTTCGAATCACTGATTTGAGGTTACAAGATCTCCTTCTTACTATTCCGAACCATTAAGAATCACACACAAAAATGTTTGTGTGTAGTATTTACCGTTGTTGTTGACGTAGACTTTTTACATtcttttggagatgctcttaccATACCATTGGCATTCTTGTCATATGTTAAGCATGAACAAGTCACACCTCATCTCATTGACATATCCTTTGGAATAATATTATGCGCTGGTATACAGAACCGATATGATTTGGACAAGTCCTGTCACTAGGTATTGTTTTTTAAGCTAAAATATGTGAGAAGACGATTCTCACTAAACCTTCTTCACAGGCTTGAAAACAGCCAATCCTTGGTTTAGAATTTTGATGTGAATCTGCAAATTATATTGTATGTGGTTGGCAATGGGACCGTAATGGGGTTTATAATAGTGAACAAAGTTATCCAATTTTTATACGTTTAATGAATCTGAACTTTAACCTATGTCCTCacctcttaatgtagatactatcgttaaaaaaaaaaaaaaaaaacctgaactTTCTAATGGACCTAATATGTAGGCGAGATAATTTAGTGAACCTAGCCATGTTGTTTATTATAGATTTAGTGAACCGATCAATGTGGTTTATAATGTTAATGAAACTTGCGTAGAAGAGCGGTGAACCTTTCATGTAGGTTTATAATGTAAACGAACCTCTGTGTGTGGATTCTAATTCCTAATGGTAAGTACATATACATATGTTGAAGGACCTCTAGCTCTTCAGTGTATTTGAGTAGCTGTAATATTTTGTGCAAAATTGGCCAACAACTAGATCAAAGGAAACGGTTGCAGAAGCCACAGAATCATTAAACTAAAACACACTATGATTACCTGATGCAAAGGTAAGAAACGACCCCAgcaaaaacaatcaaaatatTTATGTACATTGCaaatatataaggcccaaaacaaatatataataaaaacgaaAGTCAAAAGCTGTAAACAAGAAATGCAACATACAAGGTACTTAAAATCATGGTACCTTAAATCGGTGCATCCATTTATTAAAAaggattttgaaatttgaattctcAAACACTGCGAATGAAATACTTCTGTGAACCTTTTCGGTTCTCGAGATGAACTGTCATGATAAAGCCATCAGtttgtctcttttttttctttaaaaaaaaaaaacactgaaaataaaaagaaaattgtaaaaCAACATTCTTCAATACAGGCTGACTCATAATTATTACAAAATTTGAAAGTTGCTTATTTGAATTGAGAGTCAATGGACCTATATTTATAAGCAAAATATTCATGATTAAACCTAATAATTGACTACGAAATTGGTCTTAAATCTAATTTACCCTATATTCTAAGTATTTCTATGATAGCTCAAAGATATTTTTGAAGATTATAGATATTCTAGAAAATCCATTACCTATGTCGTGAATACCTTAATTATTCATTTAACATATATAGTTAATTAATTGTAACAATTCAATGAAACACAACTTCTAAGTCCTTTTTGAAATCATTTTTCTTGTAAAACCTTCCGTCTTCTTCCCCTGTTGCCTCTCCTCCACATCCCCTTCCTCTCTTTATCCATCCCTCGATGGTTCACTCCTCTTCTCCCCTCttcggtttttgtttttttcttttcgcaTATGAAAAAGGGAAAGGGACCTCTATCAAATTTTTCACCGTAGTTGgaaaatttcatataaaaaagGGGAACCCAgttcctctttgtgaggatcccaggAATCCGTgaatcatatccgttcatcgtacatcgtgcggtcagaaatcatttaaaatttttttatttaaaattaaatacaaattgtacctaacaaaaactgatcgcatgatgtacgatgaacgtaAACGATTTACGAATCCccaggatcctcaccaaaaggatccggagaggatcctgttgggaaAAAAGGGTTCACAGGTTCAAGAAGAAGGGGATCCCAATTCGTAAAACCACACAATCTTTTTTGGTGCTATGTAACTAACTGGGTTTGAATATTATTGATAAAAGATTGGATGAAATTGGATGTGTAAAGTTATATTAGGCTTTTATACAATTGATTTGCTAGGTTTAGATGGTTTAGATATTTGATGAGACTAGGTTTTGGAGATGGAAGAGATTCAAGATGACGTgaaattttcttctctcttgttgtttatttttctaaatttttttcatcaattagtattttatttccGTGTAACATAGCTCAATCtatcataaaattaatatgAGAACTCATATAAAAATAGACGTCATTGTCCTCAAAATGATAAAgattttttataattgtttatgtttgtttatcgtacatcgtgcggtcagaaatcatttaaaattaataattgtttatgtttgtttttgataaagatttttttttttttttttacgtttaAAGAGCAActatacataaaaataaaataaaaagtaagatAAAGAGTCTCTTGGAGAACCATTTTTCTAccctttttgttaaaataactAAACAACCTCATTTGAAGTTAAAAAGGCTTTAAAGATGCTCCAAGAGCGTCACCGACGCAATCTCACACACCTTGCTTGAATCACACCGTTGACACTCACATTGACTGGAACACAAAATTGATAAATCtgatatatatacacatgtTGTCTGAATTATCAGAATGCTCATGGGCTCAAAACATTAACTTTTGTATTCTAAACTTAAAAACGCGTGTCGTTTGCATACTTGTGGACTTGGGGAGCTTTTTGAATGTGCCTAGAATATGGGATCGTACactatatgttattatacaagtagaaagaagtttttttcaaatgttCCTCCACCTGTATAATGACATATAACGTATGCTCATGTTTatggcacattgaaaaatctctcgtgaaCTTGAAGCTCTATATACTTAGTCCAAAGTTAGATCCCAAAAAGTAATTTACTTAATTACAAAATTGCtttttcactttattttctCCAAACTACATACAACTAtaacaaattaatatttaaataaacctggaaattcaaaataagataaaaagtagTGTCCCAAGATTTAACAATAAATCTAATGTTGCTTCAGTAACTTTATCAGAAATCAAACCATATCATCCTTAAGATAATTATTATGGTTATTTTTGTCTTGGATTATCACTATAGACTTTTTTGTGTTATTTTtacaagggttttttttttattggtaccTTACAATTTGTTGACTACATCtctttaaaaattttatatatGTCTTAATATAAATGACCATTTAAGTTGTAGATGTTTTAAATAAAACTTTGATTTAACACAACCCACGAAACCAATATGAGATAAACTTGAAATCATGCTTAAAATCTACGATGTTTTTCTTCTACTGTATTGCAGTTgaagaaatacaaaaaaaaaaaaaaaacactaaacatGATAATATTTctcgaaaaatcacattttcacACGAACCACCAGAAAATATGTGATATCTGAATGAAGTATTGCAAACTTGCCAAAGATGATCAGTTAGACATTGCAGCCAATCCGTTGATCATCAATAGATGATCATCTCTTGGTGGAAACCTAAAATGTCTCTGTTGGAGTTCATAAAATGTCATGATATTTTATTCATCCGACAAACATAAAACCATAAGGTGCAAATAATGGGTTCATGCTTACATTGTATTTGTTCATCTTGATGGATCATAGAGTTGTCAAAATCTCCTatttaggtaaaaaaaaaaaaattaaataaataaataataaaatcagaATTCTTAATGTCAGTCTCCTATATAGAATGATTACTTGCTACATATGATGATGATATATGCTTATTTAAGAGAATAAATTTCCCTATTAGataagaaaattattattgAGTTGTCTCATATACAACACGAATTTAAGCACTcattctaattaaattaaaaagatatTGTTTCAAGCTTATTAATACTGTTATTACATTGAGTGCAATGGGGAAACCTTTTGATTACCCGAACTACAACCCTTTGTGTTTTACGTTTATTAATTAAACTGAGGCAGTTACGACATAGACCTTAGCTAATAAAAGATACCATTTTTTGCCGTTTTATCTTCCTCCGGCATGTAGTATTATAGTCGGTAAAATTTAATCGTTTTCAAtccttagagcatctccaccaAAATGTTCAAATCAATATTAACGTTCAATAAGATAGCAACATTATTTTCCAACTTAAATGTCAATTATGTTGAACTTATGGCGTGACATAGACTGTCATCCATCACCTTTGCTGCCACATTGACAGCGACTTATGATTATGTTTTAGTTGattattaaatgctttttggcaGCAAACaatgttaatttaacatatcaAGTGAAGTGAagagaaaaacttaaaaaaaatgtcaCCACATAGGTTTTTAAATGTAACTTTTCAGGGCAGTGGCTTTGCGTGTGGCCTCGCTCTTGGCGGTGGCTTTAGGTGTCTCTAGGTTTTCGATTTGCCACCACTAATATATTGTGTTAGATCTATACTAATGGTTCTTTTGTGTTGTTCGTTGTGGTTGCTATATAGGGGATTAGTTATTGCTTGTTGTGTGCTTATTCTCTCTAGATTAAGGATTTGATCATCAAAAAAGATGTATTCAGTTGGCATCCTTGTTTAATCGTATTTTCTCGTATCAATGAATTATAGCT is a window from the Pyrus communis chromosome 16, drPyrComm1.1, whole genome shotgun sequence genome containing:
- the LOC137720261 gene encoding G-type lectin S-receptor-like serine/threonine-protein kinase SD2-2, which codes for MNEISPRPPSPPPAMASSMLPISLLLLLLQAFLLKPTNAIPIDELSPRIESQFYTRAKLPDFPDSPTRSTNGSPVPATATATAKLPNLQYPMARNSEVVIFGNATLSSPNRTFALGFFSTNDESPKWYLGIWYALIPVPTYVWVANRDRPVNNLTSSSLEITGSGRLVVKESGNSIVWSSTNAGIGVSVKLLENGNLVLLTQGGTVAWQSFDYPTDTWLPGMNLTSERGLTCWRSFIDPAPGLYSLRLRAPEYGEFELVFNGTATYWTTGNWTGNAFANVPQMTVPYIYKFHFIDPFTPTASFGFTESPLDGRLDLPLTRFQMDPSGQLRQFTWATQTWNTFWFQPEKKCRVFGMCGPFGVCNGETPRPCECDSGFQPVDESSWHLGDYSGGCRRVFNEGVACGQRDDRFDKVGVVRYVGSYSKPYRINFDDCQHTCLLSCTCIGVDYDNITGVCRVYYGSLSNLQNLSSESGFAYDFYLRVQKSATRLEKKVLNRVVLSASIAGSIVILGFVAAVVVIFIKVREKKKKKREKEKVQLMSTFNLKVFSYKELDTATRGFSDKLGHGGFGAVFHGELSDSTIVAVKRLDRPGGGQKEFQAEVCTIGNIQHVNLVRLRGFCSENSHRLLVYDYMPNGALSVYLRQDGPNLSWDVRFRIAVGMARGIAYLHEECRECIIHCDIKPENILLDSSCTAKVSDFGLAKLVVRDFSRVLATMRGTRGYMAPEWISGVAITTKADVYSYGMTLIELLAGRRNVEVRQSVDGREGASETTDSLFFPPRAAQKIIEGNVREVIDDRLGCTYNIEEAKRVAMVAVWCIQDAEAMRPTMGMVVKMLEGLVEVTVPPAPKLLQALVSGESFCGVKADSGIGLSNGSDFSGYNTRLSSGCSESSIGNGSSLVTEIVDDNQRSSVGFTDQG
- the LOC137719478 gene encoding protein DETOXIFICATION 34-like, whose product is MIDEVDDAGSSLEPADLHHAPPAFIGSSDGDYPVIHTFQDAKSICFVETTKLWSIAGPIAFNILCNYGVNSFTNIFVGHIGNVELSAVAISLSVISNFSFGFLLGMASALETLCGQAFGAGQVDMLGVYMQRSWIILFAACIAILPLYIYSAPVLKLLGQEDDIADLAGKFSIQTIPQMFSLAINFPTQKFLQAQSKVGVLAWIGFISLIAHIGILFLFIKVFGWGTGGAAAAYDISAWGMALAQVVYIVGWCTDGWKGLSWLAFKELWSFAKLSIASAVMLCLEIWYFMTIIVLTGHLDNPVIAVGSLSICMNVNGWEGMLFIGINAAISVRVSNELGSAHPRAAKYSVIITILESLLIGMIFALVILAAKDHFAIIFTESKEMQQAVSRLAFLLSVTMLLNSVQPVISGVAVGGGWQALVAYINLFCYYIVGLPLGFLLGYRTSLRVEGIWIGMIFGTLLQTLILLYIVYNTNWNKEVEQASERMRQWTGEELGDPKKWNGQENGLQTQTI